In Acidisarcina polymorpha, the DNA window GCCGAAGCCGTGCAGCGGCCGACGATGCGCTTTGTCCCGATCAAAAGTGAAGCGCAGCTGGATCTCCAGGCTCTCCACCGCGTGCGAGACCGCTAGATGGGTCGAAGGACAGCACTCATCACCAGGTCCGCGGATTTCTCATGGAACACGGCATTACGGTTCCCGCAGGGCCAGCTCACCTGAAGAAACAGATTCCTTCTCTTCTCGAAGACGCTGCGAACCTTCTGTCGGCACGTATGCGAGCACTTCTTGTCGAACTCAGAGATGAATGGAAAAAGCTCGAAGAGCAAATCGAGGGAATCGATCAGGAGTTGGCCCAAACGGCAACGAAAGAAGACAACTGCCGGCGCCTCCTCACGATCCCGGGGATCGGGCCGCTGACCGCAACTGCACTGAGCGCTGCAATCGGTAATGGGACAGCGTTTCACCAGAGCCGAGATCTCGCGGCGTGGCTCGGCCTGGTTCCCCGTCAGCACTCGACCGGAGGGAAATCAAGGCTCCTGGGGATTAGCAAACGCGGCAATCCCTATCTAAGAAAACTCTTCATCCACGGCGGTCGTGCGGTAGTCGCGCGGGTCAACCGTGGCAACCACCAATTTGGCAGTTGGCTCACTCGCCTCGAGGCCCGATCCCCGCGCAATGTTGTCGTGGTTGCCATGGCAAACAAGCTTGCACGGATTGCCTGGGCAGTACTGACGACAGGACATGTCTACTCTGCGGCTGCTTGCACGTAGAAAAGATTGACATCTCCTTAAAACGTCCACTTTGCACGAGATGACGACTCAAGTTCTCACCAGGTTTGCACGCAGATTCGCCGATGGCAAAACAGGTCTCACCGGCCCACCTCGAACCTTAAGTACCCTACGGTCTGCTGCTAAGACCGTCCTGATAGTTAGGAGAAGGCGGGCGCGGATTCCATCATGGCTCGGAGCAGACACATCGCTCCATCAGAAGCCGAATAGATAGAAGCAGACCGCTCTTGTCATCCAACGATTTTTTGCTTGCAATCAGGCGACGGACCATGCATAGGGTACTAACGTTTAGCAGGATTGATCCGCGGGTGAATCATCTTAAGGGTTCATTGGACTTTTAGGTGGGTTAGAATACCGGGTCATGTCGCGCACGGACGAAGAACTGATCCTTCCTGATGGTCGACGACTCAGCTATGCGGAGTATGGCGATTCTAATGGCTTGCCAGTGCTTTACTTTCACGGCTCGCCCTCATCTTGTCTTGAACCTGCAATGTTTGGAGATGAACTGGCTGCAACCGGTCTCCGTATCATTGCGCCGGACCGACCGGGGATTGGCCGTTCTGACTGGCAAGCGTCCCGGACGTTTACCGATTGGGCGAAAGATACCGCTTACCTCGCTGATCATTTAGGTTGGCAGCGCTTCGCTCTGCTGGGCAACTCTGGCGGTGGACCCTATGTTGCTGCCTGCGCGGCTTTGTTGCCTGAAAGAGTCACCGTTGCTGTCGTCGTTTCAGGAGCATGGCGAATGGATGCGACTGAGGTTAAAGCCAACCTCCCGTTTGTGAATCGGCTGTTCTGGATTATGGCGCGCCGCTTTCCTCCGGGTCTAAAACTGATGTTATCGACCATGCGGAATCAGAGTCAGAGACCGTCCCGAAACCCGAAACTGTTTCGCAGAGCGACCTGAAGAAGCTGCAAATGATGTTGCCTCCTCCAGACGTTGAAGCGCTTTCACTCCCGGGCCGTCTCAAGGCAACGTCCGCTAGTGTTGCAGAAGCCTTGCGCCAAGGGACAACTGGGGCTGCTTGGGACGCACGTATGTTCGTTCGCCCCTTCGGTTTCGACCACACCAGCATTCGTGTGCCGTTTCGGGCGTTGCATGGTGCATTGGATCGTAGTGTGCCGGTGGCTCTGGTGAAGGCATACATCGCTGAAATTCCCGGGGCTGCGCTAAGGATATGGCCCAACGACGGACACGTGTCTGCTCCATGCAACCACATCGCTGAAATTGCCGATGCCCTCAAAGATAGCTCGTCGGATTGGGGCGATTTTCACCCGTCGCAGAATCTGTCCTGATAAATGGGATGAGCGGTATAGTATCCGGCTCACCACGCTGAGGTCAGTCCTCAGGATCGTGGTGAATGCTGTGCTGCGCATAGCGGTTCCTTCGAACAGCTCATGAGCTCGGGCGTAAGCACCTCGCGCAGTGCGTTCAAAGCGTCGGCTTCTAGGTGCGGCCGATACCCCTGTACACAATCCCACGAGCTGGAGTCGCGCTCGAAGACTTCGACAACTGACTGCACCTCCGCCTGCGCGGTTGCGCTCTCTTCGAGTTCAAGCTCAAACTGTTCTAACCGGATGATGATCTTTCGCTTTTCGTCCCAAAGATCATGTGTCGGAACTTATCGACCATAAGCTTGAGGTGTTCGATGTGTTCGCTACGCGAACGCAACCCATCGGCTTGTTGAGAGAGCATGTGGCGATGTGCATCAAATTCAGCTTCGAGCAATCGAAGCTCTAGATCACGCGCTTTGATCAGGGCTGTGAGCGTTGCCTGATGTTCAAGGACCAAAGCCACTAATCGCTCGCGATCCAGACTATCGAGATCACCAACGGAGGGCTGATCCATGTGCGAAGTATGCCATCACGAATGCGAAATGCATCCAGAAAAGGCGCATGAACACAGGAGAATCAGCATAATCATCACATTGCAATTTCGGGTGTCCATGTCCTCTCCACTCTTCTCCAATCGATGCCTTCAAGCAGCATCGACAACTGCGCGCGTGAGGGTGAAACAGTGCCACTGCGGGCCTTCGGCCACACAAAGCTTCCCTTCTCCAGACGCTTGGCGAGAAGACGCAAACCGTCGCCATCAAACCGCAGGCATTTGACGATGTCGCCTCCCCGACCGCGGAAAATAAAGACGTGACCTGAGTACGGCTGCTGCTCCAACACAGTCTGCAAATGCGCACTCAGCCCGGGAAAGCCGCGGCGCATACCGGTCACGCCTGTGCCAGCCATATCCTAGGTAGTGTCCTAATTTGATTTGGTCATTCTTTCCCATATTCTGCGTATAGTCTGCGATACCAAAACTCCCATGCTGAACCACAAGGCCGCATCTGCCAGAGAATGTCTGCAAGGTTGCATAAATCACGCCTCCACGAATCCAAATTAGGACACTACCGTTTCCCGAGCAAGCTGGACAGGGTGGGGTTTGAGAGTGTAAGACGAAAATCGAATCTTAGACTTTCCTACTGTTTTAGTAATGCGGCAAAGGTCTTCCGCTTTTTGTCGCGCTTGCTGAGCTCGCTCTATTGGGTAGGCCAGGTCCAGTTGGTGATCTCTGGTTTATCGATGCCCTCGCTGTACGCGTGACTCAGGCTCTCAGTGATCTGATCACGCAGCCATTCCTTCACCGAAGCACCGGTCTTCTGTAGCTCGGGAACGCGATCGATCACATCCATACACAGGTGGAAGCGATCGATAGTATTCAGAATTGCCAGTTCCATGGGCGTGTCAATGTTGCCTTTTTCGCGATAGCCATGCACGTGCATATTCTCGTGGTTTCGACGTTTGTAGCAGAGCTTGTGTATAAGTGTCGGATAGCCATGGAAGTTGAAGATAACGGGCTTATCAACCGTAAAGAGCGTGTCGAAGTCGGCGTCGGTCAATCCATGAGGATGTGCGGCAGCAGGCATCAGCTTGAAGAGGTCCACAACATTCACAAAACGTACCTTCAAATCCGGGAACTTGTCGCGGAGGATCGCTGCTGCAGCCACGGCTTCCATCGTTGGAATATCGCCCGCGCACGCAAGCACCACATCTGGCTCGACACCTTTATCGGTGCTCGCCCAGTCCCAGAGGCCTATTCCCTTGGTGCAGTGCTTTACTGCGGCCTCCATGTCGAGAAAGACAAGGTGGGGTTGCTTGTCGGCCACAATCACATTAACGTAATCCCGCGAACGCAAACAGTGGTCTGCCACCGAAAGCAGACAGTTTGCATCGGGTGGAAGGTAGATTCCCGTGACCTCAGGACTTTTGTTGGTAACGACGTCAAGAAAGCCGGGATCCTGGTGTGAAAAGCCGTTGTGATCCTGGCGCCAGACCAAAGAGCTGATGAGTAAATTGACGGAGGGCACAGAGGCGCGCCAGCCGAGTTCCTTCTTCGATTTCTCCAACCATTTTGCGTGTTGGTTGAACATGGAATCGATAATGTGGATGAAGGCTTCGTAGGAATTAAGGAGGCCGTGGCGGCCGGTCAGCGTATATCCCTCGAGGCACCCCTCAAGTGTGTGCTCGGATAGCATCTCCATCACACGGCCATCCAGTGCAATCTCCGTACCGTCCACATCCTCCGGCAAATAGGTCTCTAGCCAAACCTTCTTCGAGGCGGCATAGACACCGTCGAGCTTGTTCGAGGCGGTCTCATCTGGTCCAAAAACTCGGAAGTTTGTCATGTTGCGTCTCATGACCTCGCAAAGGAAGGTCGCGAGTGTGCCCGTGGGAGATTCGTACGTTGCTGCTGGCGACGCGATTTGAACTCCATAGTTCTCGAAAGACGGGAGGTCCAACGGCTGCATAAGGTTACCGCCGTTCGCGTGCGGATTGGCGCTGATGCGGCGATCTCCTTTCGGAGCCATTGCTTGCAGTTCCGGAATCAGCGTGCCGCCTTCGTCGAACAGTTCTTCCGGCCTGTAACTGCGTAACCAGCCTTCCACCAAGGCCAGCGATGTGGGATCAGTTTGTGGATCGAGCACTGGGACCTGATGAGCGCGCCAGAAATTTTCAACTTTATGACCGTGTACTTTTTTCGGTCCGGTCCAGCCCTTGGGAGAACGTAGCACGATCATGGGCCAGCGAGGTCGTTCCACGTGCGTGGCTCCCGCCTTACGTGCCTTGCTTTGGATCTCGCGGATGGCGAGAACGCACTCTTCCATTACCGCTGCCATAGCTTGATGCATCTCCATGGGATCTGAACCCTCGACAAAGTGCGGCACGTAGCCGAAACCTAAGAAGGTATGCTCCAGTTCTTCGTCGCTCATGCGTCCAAGAATGGTGGGGTTCGCAATCTTATACCCATTCAGATGAAGGATCGGCAGCACGGCGCCGTCGCGAGCGGGATTGAGGAATTTATTGCCGTGCCACGATGTCGCCAAGGGACCGGTCTCCGCCTCGCCATCTCCTACCATCACAGCTACGATCAGGTCCGGGTTGTCAAACGCCGCCCCGAAGCCATGCGAAAGACTGTAGCCGAGCTCACCACCCTCGTGAATAGAGCCCGGGGTCTCCGGCGTGCAATGGCTGCCGAGGGCTCCTGGAAAACTGAACATCTGAAATAGCCGAAGCATACCGGCTTCGTTATAACTGCGATCCGGATAAATCTCCGAGTAGTGTCCTTCGAGAAATCCGTTGGCGAGAGTAGCCGGGGCTCCGTGGCCTGGGCCGGCAATGTACAACACGCTGAGATCGTATTTCTTTATGAGCCGGTTCAAGTGGACCCAGGTGAAGGATTGTCCCGGATCGGAACCCCAATGGCCCAACAGTCGCCGTTTGATGTGTTCCGGCCGCAGCGGCTCACGCAGTAAGGGATTAGCCCGAAGATAAATCATGCCCGCCGACATGTAGTTGCAAGCTCGCCAGTAGGCGTCCATCTTGCGGATTTCGTCGGGATCGAGGGGATGTAGGTTCTGCGAATTGGCCACCATTCGGCAAGACTAAGTGAAGCGCAGCTATCAAGCAAGAACGAAGCAACCCGCTCACACATAAATGTACTCAAAATTACTATTATCGTGTTCAGACGGACGAGGAGACGAGGAACCCTTATGCCCACATTGACGAGTAAGGAACAGCGACTCAACACGAACGGAGCCAAGAAGACTGTGGTCCCAACATCGTTTCCAGCACCAGCGAACCTAGCGACACCGACAGACCTCACCCCCGATGATGTGAGCGCAGTCACAGCAGCAGTGAATCCGCTGATTGCTGACTCTTTCGCGCTCTATACAAAAACAAAGAATTTCCACTGGCATCTGTCTGGTGTCCATTTTCGCGACTTCCATCTTCTTTTCGACACGCAGGCTGACGAGATTCTGGAATCCATCGACATCCTGGCGGAGCGGGTTCGTCGGATCGGTGGCACGACGATTCGCAGCATTACCCATGTAAGCCAGTTGCAGACAATTCAAGATGACAATGACGACTTCGTCGAGCCTTTGACTATGATTCAACGGCTGCGGGACGATAACCGTCATATCGCGCAGATGCAACGCGCGGCCATAAAGGTGTGTAACGACCACAATGATTCAGCAACCAGCAATCAGCTTGAATCGATTTTGGATGAAACAGAGAAGCGCACCTGGTTCCTGTATGAGATTAGCTTGGGTGCCGTAGGCGGAGTTTAGTGTTGAACGACAAGCCTCGGGAGCAACCCCGAGTAGACAAGCTTCCTCGCGCTTAAATGGCCGTTGACTCAACTGCTAAATACCTGTGCACGGCGTAGACAGCTTCAGGCGTCGAAGGAGTTCGGGATGGAAAGCACATCGGTTACGTAAGGAATCTTCGACCCCACACCACGGTTCCCTCGCGACCAGCAGCAGCGAAGACAAATTGCAACCGCGCTCACAAGGCCTTTCAGTCCCTTTTTTCAAGGAACACTAGCCGAGGCATGAAGCTACAATCGCTGGGGCATCTCGGGAGCGGAAGGCACCAGCCTAAATTGCTTCGGAATACGAGTACGGCCGAGCCGTCCTGCTGCTGCGAAGACCAAACCATAGGAGAACGCTCGCGATCGCCGCATAGGCGCACCAGACCGACGTGAAAGCGTAGCGCTTCACGGCCAGGGTGATGAGCAGGATGATCATGTTGGCGATGCCGAACAGTAGCATGGGACGAATCCGAGAGAAGAATAACGCTCCACATGTAACGATGACGTAAAGAATGGCCACGGCTGTCTCATTTGTCGCAGGATTGATGTACACAATGCTGTTATTTCTGACGTACACCTGCGTAGAAAAGGCAGAGAGTGCCCACAAGGTGTAGATGGTAAGGGCACCCCCAAGAACGGCAAAGGGAAGCATTGCACGACGACGCGGGGCTGTGGGCTCGAAGAGAAGAACTCCGAGCGGAAGTAGAAAAGGCAACAGACCTTGAGCGTAGAGCATGAACGCGGCGCCGGCATCGTGGGCGACTGCTGGCGACATTCGACCATCGAGACCAAGCCAGACGAAGCCCTCGGTGAACTGATGGATCGCAAAAAGAAGTGGCAGTGAGGCGAAGAGAAGTTCTCTGGGATGTCTCACTTCCTTGATCGTCGCCACGCCGATGGCGCCGAGCGCGGCGCTACCCACGAAATTAGCGGCTGCTGAAAAGCACATGTATTGCGGTCCTTTTCATTTTTGATTTCCAACACTTCTGCAATCGGCCTACCGACCCCTCTGACGCTTGGTGGCAGATGGACCGGACGATTGGATCGCTATCAGGAACAAGCCGCACCAACAGCCTTCAGAATGGCTGTATAAGCCTGTGGCTGTGGCAATCCGCTATCCTGTTGCACCTCCAAAACGACCACTCACAACGCCTGCGAGAGCCGATAAACTCTTCTCTTCGACAACCTTTGTTGAAGCAGAAGCCGGCATCTTGCGCTTATCGTAATTGCTAGTACTATATCCCATTGGAAGGTTTCCACGCTATCGAAGCCCGTTCGAAAGCTGATGCGGTGGTGTTGCCAAAATCGTAATAGCGAGTACGATATATTGTTAGATGTTCATGACGGACCTGGGCTTGCAAAGAGAGTTGGTGCGGTGCACGTCTACGTTCGATATCTATCATTAGCCGTTTCTGCGATTTTTCGGAGAACGGTTTGGATATGCCTCGAACAACCTTCATCTCCCATGGACGATACCCAGACGCCATGGACATGGAAATACGCAAGAAGACGGCCTGCGAAAAAGCCAAAGGCTTGTTTATGCAATGACTCAAAGTTCAAAGATGACGAGAGATTACAGAAGAAGGCTCTTGCCACCTAGGGAGATGGCTTTGGACCAGAGCAAAATTGAGCCCGGTGAATGAGTGGGTGTGCACAAGTGTCGAAGTGCGGTTTCACGCGTAACCTCAACAAGCTCGATCTTCAAGACGCGACAACTGGCATCGCGCATTGTCCTCGATGCGAGTCATCCGCGGAGGTCACTGAAGGAGACGACACTTGCAAGAACGGGCCAAAGTCGAGAACAGTCAGTGGGAGAGCGTACACAAATGCCCTAGGTGCGGTTTCACGCGCAACCTGAACATGCTGAATCTGCGGGAAGTGACTACTGGAATCGCATCTTGCCCTCGGTGTGAGCTATCCGCGCAGGTCGATCTGCAAATTATCCCTCGGAGTGAATCCAACGGGTAGCATGAGGGCAAGCCACGATGTCGGCTTCGAGCTTTCAAAGGTTCCAACTGTCGATCGGTTCTCGCCAGATCGTCATCCGATCAACAAACCGCTGACCTTGCTTTTTAATCCACTGTTCCGACAACAAGAATATCGGAATAGAAATGGCGATCAGCAGCACCGCACAGAGCACATTAGTCGCAATTTCACCTGGCGTGGTCCGGAGCGTAGAGAGGCTTCCTCCGCAGCATTTGCAAACCCTCTCTGTAGCTGCTTCTTCATCTTTCTGATTGTTCATCCAACTCTTCCAGGTCTTCGAGACTCGGGCCGAACTCCGCTTCATCCTGATCATCTTCGTCCTCCTCATCTTCCACCGCGTCACTGTTTCCCGCGTTCGCAGCGGCAAACGCAGCCCTCTCCCGCTTGTCGCGACGAACATCCAGCAGTTGTTCTCCAATCGTGTGCTTCGGCGAAAAGCAGTACTGAAGGTATGCTTCAAACAGGGCTTGATTACGAATGCCGCGTTTCAGCAGGTCCTGTTGATGCAGCTTGTAGAGCTTGGTCAGAGCTTCCGGCGTGATGATGTAGAAGTGTCGTTTTCCCCGATCCCCAACGCTCGCCTCGAGCCACCCTTGTTCTATCCAGTGGACAATCTCGCTTTTGCGAACGCGAAGAATGGTAGCCAAAGTCTCAACAGAGAACAGGTCGCAACGAATATCCCGCAGGCTGAGGTGATTCCGCCGCAACATGTTGCGAACCGCCTTCGGAGTGCGATTAAGCTTCTTGGCAACCTGCTCGACCGTGCCTTTAACGAGCTCCTCTCGGACCAAGTCGAATTCAGGGTCAGTCCATCGTCGGTAATCTGGCTTTTGTTTAATGCCGTACTGAATCACGAAGCGCCAGCAGGTTTCTTTCGGACGACCCGTGTGTCGTTGAATGCGGATGACCAGTTGCTCGAGCTTGTTACCGGTAAGGACCTTGGCCTCGGCAGCCATTTCCTTTGCCTTGCGGCTCCAATCGGGAAAGCTCTCAGCGGAATTGTGGATGGTTGCCATAGGAGTCCTTCGTCACCCAAACCGCTCTCAGATCGGCGTTCGTCTGCTGCCAACGGATAGAATCGGCCATAAGCACCGGCTGTGAGGAAGGGGGGTGAATCGAAGCTTCGTGGCGTGGGGACATGAGACTCCTCCAGGGGGGATGGCGAAGGGCCGAGCATTACTCTGTTTCGGAACGCCTCCACCGAACACTTTGAAGAGGCCGATTCTTTAGCAACAGACCCTACCGCGCTCTATTCCAGATACGATTCGCCTTCGAAGCGTGAAAGTCCAATACGGAATCGTAGGTTCGTTATAGCGAAATAGCATAAGAGAGCCAACGGCATAAGAGGAGTCCGGAGACGGCACGAATGCGTCTAAAACATATGGCATCAGACGATGGGATGACCTTTGTCTTCGAAAACCGACAGTACTGGCCGACGGTTCGCTGTGCACTGTGAAAGACCCTTCACGCGCCGATCTGTTTCTACGAAACAGAAGGTCCTGAGGAGACTTCGACAAAGTAACTCATTACGTCCCATCCCACAACTCGCAAGGCAACAACGGGAGCTGGGTTATGGCGCGCAACGAAACGAAGCACTTGGAGTCGGTAGTCGCACTTTCGGAGGAGCTGAACTTCACCTTGGCGGCCCAGAAACTGCATGTCAGCCAACCGGTCGTCTCGCGGAATCTCGCGGAGATTGAATCTAGACTTGGCGGCAGGCTTTTTGACCGAGATAGAAAGAATGTGCGACTGAACAAGGCCGGACGAGCATACGTCGATCGGGCGAGGATGGCCCTTCTGTACGGTGATCGAGCATTCGACGCGGCAAAAGCTGCGATGCACGATACAGATACGATTGTTCATGTGGGCAAGTCGCCGTATGTCGATCCTTTCTTGCCGTCCACCTTGGTCTCAGTGCAGAGATCTCGGTTTCCCCACATGAGGCTTGAGCTGTCAAGCCAGTACTCGTTCGATTTGGCTCATGAAATCATTGCGGGAGAGCTGGATCTTGCGATTGCGAATGACCCTCCCGAATCTCCCTCGCTAACGACGGTGAAGATAGCGGAGGCACCGTTCTACATAGCGATGTCGGACACGGATGATCTTACGCGAAATCCGTCAGTCACTCTGAACGATCTGGCAGACCGCTGCTGGATTACGTTTGAGCGACGCCTACATCCCACCCTCTATGACAACGTTCTCGCAGTTTCTCAGGCAAAGGGAGTTGCAGCCTCACGAATCCAACATGTCAGAGGGCCTGAGGAGGCTTTCCCATCTGTGGCAGAAGGAGGATGTATTGCCTTCGTCGTCAAAGCTGGGGCGCTTCGCATTGCTCGAGACGGCGTCACCGTCCGTCCTCTTGCGGAGGGCTCTCTATCACTAAAGACCTATTTAGTCTCCCGTTCGGACAATGACTCTAAGACCTTGAGTGCCTTGGTTAGGTGTTTCATCCGCCAGCTTGAGGGCGCCACGCGTGATATATCAAGGGATGGTCTCACCTCAGCGTAGTGTCTCGTACAGAAGAGTTCATCTGTAACTAGCCGGAGATGCGGTTTCCACGGCGACTAATTTAGCCAACCGCTCCACCGCAGCTTCGATCACAAGCTTCTTCGACCGGAATCGGCGAGGATGAAGTGCCTTGTGTTGTCCAAATCCCATCGCTTCAGATCAACGCGGGATCGTAGCCGTGTAATCTCGGAGAACAGTTGGCTCGCCGCTTGGTCATGAATGTATCTTGCCTCAATGGAGACGTTGGTTTTCAGACAGGCGGAGAAAGTAGTGCCGTCGGTGAATTCAATATGCACTTCCGGACCATATGTGCCGTCTTCATAGATGGTCAGTAGTCGAACGACCTTATCGCTGAGTTCTTTACAATGAATCATCGCTTCTCCATTTTTAGCAGAGCGTGGACCTCAGTTGGCGACTGCTTTTTGTTTCGTCATTCCCAAGGATTTTCGGACTTGGAGCTTTGTTTCGCTGGCCTGACAGGATCGTTTACCGCCAGCGGACTATTCTGTCTTCCAGCGACGCCCCGGCGGCGTGGCCCGCAGCCCGTTTTGACCGGGAGAGTGCATCCACTAAATATAGTGCTTCCACTAAGTCAATGCTGGATGAATGGACCCCGATGTTTGCATCCAGGTTGGCGACCGAATTCGGCAGCTCCGCAAGAAGCGAAGCTGGCGACAAATCGACCTTGCCGAGCAGTCTGGGATTCACGAGGTCCACATCTCCGATCTTGAACGGGGCGCGCGCGAAGTTGGGCTTCGCCATCTTGCGGCTCTTGCGGCCGCCTTCGAAATGTCCCTCAGCGAATTCCTGAGGGGTGTGAAGGGCAGATAGGGCTATAGTTGTTCTCGCTTACGCCGCGCTCGAGCGATTCGTCCGCAAGGTGTACGTTCGCCATCTATAAAGCGGATTTGGAGTGAGTCGAGAACCGGTGGGATCCATTGCATCACTAGGTCGCACACCTCGCACAAACCTTCAGGGCTCTGATCGGTACCGATTCTTGGTAGAACGTGTGATTTAATTCATCATCGCAAAGATGGAAGTGGAAATTTCGTTTCTCCTGCCTTCAGAGCACGGTGGACCAATAGCAAGTCGTGGCTCAAGCGCTCCGCAAGAAGTTTGCCTATTTTCGCGCTCCATCTGCCCCCTAAACAGCAGAGTGCCCGCCTTGGGTCCGGCGAAGGGATGTGACGCAAGCCTGCCCGAGCGGGCGGGAAGACAGTTAAAGAACTGACGGCGGGCTAGGCGAATACAAGGCGAACATGAAACAATGGTTATCGAGTGGACGGCGACGAGTTTATGACGAAGAGGATTTCTCAAGACGGCTTGGACCGGAGGCTGGGAGCCCTGTTCGAAGTAGACGAAGGACTTCCTTGCCCGGTAGGCACAACTCTCCTTCGTGCCCTTGCTAGCGCTCGACTCGCTGAGTTCAGCTTCCTGAAGCCTGGTGATTTGATCGACCTGCACAACTCCGCTTTCGCGGGAATTCCTGAATGGGACGCTTTCTCTCAGCATTACGGCTCTTGGGAGTCCTGCAATGCCTGAGACCACTCACCCCGTGGTAACCGTGACGCACGCCGAACTTGGATCGCGCAAGATCGTGCATGTCGATATGGATGCCTTCTATGCGTCTGTCGAACAGCGTGACGAGCCATCGTTACGCGACAAACCAGTCGTGGTCGCCTGGAAAGGCAAGAGATCCGTCGTCTGCGCCGCGTCCTATGAGGCGAGAAAGTATGGAATACGCTCTGCGATGCCTGCGGTAACAGCGGCGCGCCTTTGTCCGGAAGCCGTATTTGTGCCTCCGGACTTTACGCGTTATAAGGCCGTGTCAGAAGCTGTGCACGAGATCTTTGGCAGGCACACTGACTCGATCGAACCCCTCTCCCTTGACGAAGCGTATCTCGACGTAACTAAGAACAAATTGGGTTTGCCGACCGCGACTCTCGTGGCAAAGGCGATACGGCAACAGATTCGAGAGGAGCTCAATCTCACAGCTTCGGCAGGCATCGCCCCGAACAAGTTCTTGGCAAAGATCGCCTCGGATTGGAGGAAACCGAATGGACA includes these proteins:
- the tnpB gene encoding IS66 family insertion sequence element accessory protein TnpB (TnpB, as the term is used for proteins encoded by IS66 family insertion elements, is considered an accessory protein, since TnpC, encoded by a neighboring gene, is a DDE family transposase.) gives rise to the protein MAGTGVTGMRRGFPGLSAHLQTVLEQQPYSGHVFIFRGRGGDIVKCLRFDGDGLRLLAKRLEKGSFVWPKARSGTVSPSRAQLSMLLEGIDWRRVERTWTPEIAM
- a CDS encoding LysR family transcriptional regulator encodes the protein MARNETKHLESVVALSEELNFTLAAQKLHVSQPVVSRNLAEIESRLGGRLFDRDRKNVRLNKAGRAYVDRARMALLYGDRAFDAAKAAMHDTDTIVHVGKSPYVDPFLPSTLVSVQRSRFPHMRLELSSQYSFDLAHEIIAGELDLAIANDPPESPSLTTVKIAEAPFYIAMSDTDDLTRNPSVTLNDLADRCWITFERRLHPTLYDNVLAVSQAKGVAASRIQHVRGPEEAFPSVAEGGCIAFVVKAGALRIARDGVTVRPLAEGSLSLKTYLVSRSDNDSKTLSALVRCFIRQLEGATRDISRDGLTSA
- a CDS encoding alpha/beta fold hydrolase — translated: MSRTDEELILPDGRRLSYAEYGDSNGLPVLYFHGSPSSCLEPAMFGDELAATGLRIIAPDRPGIGRSDWQASRTFTDWAKDTAYLADHLGWQRFALLGNSGGGPYVAACAALLPERVTVAVVVSGAWRMDATEVKANLPFVNRLFWIMARRFPPGLKLMLSTMRNQSQRPSRNPKLFRRAT
- a CDS encoding alpha/beta fold hydrolase, producing MMLPPPDVEALSLPGRLKATSASVAEALRQGTTGAAWDARMFVRPFGFDHTSIRVPFRALHGALDRSVPVALVKAYIAEIPGAALRIWPNDGHVSAPCNHIAEIADALKDSSSDWGDFHPSQNLS
- a CDS encoding helix-turn-helix domain-containing protein, which produces MDPDVCIQVGDRIRQLRKKRSWRQIDLAEQSGIHEVHISDLERGAREVGLRHLAALAAAFEMSLSEFLRGVKGR
- a CDS encoding Dps family protein, whose amino-acid sequence is MPTLTSKEQRLNTNGAKKTVVPTSFPAPANLATPTDLTPDDVSAVTAAVNPLIADSFALYTKTKNFHWHLSGVHFRDFHLLFDTQADEILESIDILAERVRRIGGTTIRSITHVSQLQTIQDDNDDFVEPLTMIQRLRDDNRHIAQMQRAAIKVCNDHNDSATSNQLESILDETEKRTWFLYEISLGAVGGV
- a CDS encoding DUF6629 family protein, encoding MCFSAAANFVGSAALGAIGVATIKEVRHPRELLFASLPLLFAIHQFTEGFVWLGLDGRMSPAVAHDAGAAFMLYAQGLLPFLLPLGVLLFEPTAPRRRAMLPFAVLGGALTIYTLWALSAFSTQVYVRNNSIVYINPATNETAVAILYVIVTCGALFFSRIRPMLLFGIANMIILLITLAVKRYAFTSVWCAYAAIASVLLWFGLRSSRTARPYSYSEAI
- a CDS encoding phosphoketolase family protein, with protein sequence MVANSQNLHPLDPDEIRKMDAYWRACNYMSAGMIYLRANPLLREPLRPEHIKRRLLGHWGSDPGQSFTWVHLNRLIKKYDLSVLYIAGPGHGAPATLANGFLEGHYSEIYPDRSYNEAGMLRLFQMFSFPGALGSHCTPETPGSIHEGGELGYSLSHGFGAAFDNPDLIVAVMVGDGEAETGPLATSWHGNKFLNPARDGAVLPILHLNGYKIANPTILGRMSDEELEHTFLGFGYVPHFVEGSDPMEMHQAMAAVMEECVLAIREIQSKARKAGATHVERPRWPMIVLRSPKGWTGPKKVHGHKVENFWRAHQVPVLDPQTDPTSLALVEGWLRSYRPEELFDEGGTLIPELQAMAPKGDRRISANPHANGGNLMQPLDLPSFENYGVQIASPAATYESPTGTLATFLCEVMRRNMTNFRVFGPDETASNKLDGVYAASKKVWLETYLPEDVDGTEIALDGRVMEMLSEHTLEGCLEGYTLTGRHGLLNSYEAFIHIIDSMFNQHAKWLEKSKKELGWRASVPSVNLLISSLVWRQDHNGFSHQDPGFLDVVTNKSPEVTGIYLPPDANCLLSVADHCLRSRDYVNVIVADKQPHLVFLDMEAAVKHCTKGIGLWDWASTDKGVEPDVVLACAGDIPTMEAVAAAAILRDKFPDLKVRFVNVVDLFKLMPAAAHPHGLTDADFDTLFTVDKPVIFNFHGYPTLIHKLCYKRRNHENMHVHGYREKGNIDTPMELAILNTIDRFHLCMDVIDRVPELQKTGASVKEWLRDQITESLSHAYSEGIDKPEITNWTWPTQ